Proteins encoded in a region of the Coffea eugenioides isolate CCC68of chromosome 4, Ceug_1.0, whole genome shotgun sequence genome:
- the LOC113767329 gene encoding uncharacterized protein LOC113767329: MTPVHSSSAAAHFRWTTGRWRLSFRRRTKLPTVRLGGAGGKKPRRRFFLVRLWRRVKLRALKHKYICMVKKLKDYYGGLVKELMEAGGAMEPFQQRILIETSFAVPVMGLSFNSFPNNYALDHRSVSTHPPHHLLHHHV, encoded by the coding sequence ATGACCCCCGTGCATTCCTCCTCCGCCGCCGCCCACTTCCGGTGGACGACAGGCCGATGGCGACTGTCATTCCGGAGGAGGACGAAGCTGCCCACCGTCCGACTAGGAGGAGCTGGTGGGAAGAAGCCCCGCAGGAGATTCTTTCTGGTGAGGCTCTGGAGACGTGTGAAGTTGAGGGCGCTGAAGCACAAGTATATTTGCATGGTGAAGAAGCTGAAGGATTATTATGGTGGTTTAGTGAAGGAGCTGATGGAAGCAGGAGGTGCGATGGAGCCTTTCCAGCAGAGAATCCTGATAGAGACTTCATTTGCTGTTCCCGTCATGGGTCTGTCCTTCAACAGCTTCCCCAACAACTATGCCTTAGACCACCGCTCAGTTTCAACCCATCCGcctcatcatcttcttcatcatcatgtATAA